In Vigna unguiculata cultivar IT97K-499-35 chromosome 3, ASM411807v1, whole genome shotgun sequence, a single genomic region encodes these proteins:
- the LOC114177259 gene encoding probable F-box protein At4g22030, giving the protein MASLQTAPLLSSSSSSSLTTINASLHLPNPPPPSYSVPKLPSTTLRIHQINGSKHNIPLEKNVVTTHIYQDLFSPTNKSNNPTVQLYAILEEVADRIQMHANIGEQRNNWNTLLLNSVNIITLTATAMAGVAAATTADAGAPLLALKLSSTLLFSAVTGMSLIMNKIQPSQLAEEQRNATRLFKQLHTQIQTLIAIGNPTEKDVKSSMEKVLALDRAYPLPLLGAMLDKFPAKYEPAVWWPSSQSRRKSRTQESKRSNNGWSEELEKELREVMKVIKKKDSEDYERLGNIALKVSKSLAIAGPLLSGIAAVGSSFLGNGSLAALVPLLAGSLASAVNAFEHGGQVGMVFEMYRNCGGFFTLLEETIRETLEEKDSEKRENGEVFEMKVAIKLGRSVSELRRLASKSASCGMEGIAVDEFASKLF; this is encoded by the coding sequence ATGGCTTCTTTACAAACCGCACCTTTACTctcttcgtcttcttcttcttctctaacAACAATCAACGCTTCTCTCCATCTCCCTAACCCTCCACCACCCTCTTATTCCGTCCCAAAACTACCATCAACAACACTGCGCATTCATCAAATTAATGGGTCCAAACACAATATTCCATTAGAGAAGAATGTCGTTACCACACACATATATCAAGATTTATTCAGTCCCACCAACAAATCGAATAACCCCACTGTTCAACTCTACGCAATTCTGGAGGAAGTCGCTGACAGAATTCAAATGCACGCAAACATCGGCGAACAAAGAAACAACTGGAATACTCTTCTTCTTAACTCCGTCAACATCATCACTCTCACTGCCACAGCCATGGCTGGTGTTGCTGCAGCCACCACTGCTGACGCCGGGGCACCGCTTTTGGCCTTGAAACTATCATCCACTCTCTTGTTTTCCGCGGTCACTGGAATGTCACTCATCATGAACAAAATTCAGCCCTCACAACTCGCCGAGGAGCAGCGCAACGCTACAAGGTTGTTTAAACAGCTTCATACCCAGATCCAAACCCTAATCGCAATTGGAAATCCCACAGAGAAAGATGTGAAGAGTTCAATGGAGAAGGTGTTGGCACTCGACAGAGCTTACCCACTTCCCTTGTTGGGAGCCATGCTTGACAAGTTTCCTGCAAAATATGAACCTGCGGTCTGGTGGCCTTCATCTCAGTCCCGGAGAAAAAGTAGAACACAAGAGAGCAAAAGGTCTAACAATGGATGGAGTGAAGAGCTTGAAAAGGAGTTGAGGGAAGTGATGAAAGTGATAAAGAAGAAAGACAGTGAGGATTATGAGAGGCTTGGAAACATAGCGTTGAAGGTGAGCAAGAGTCTTGCAATTGCGGGGCCTTTACTGAGTGGGATAGCAGCAGTGGGGTCTTCGTTTCTGGGGAATGGCTCATTGGCTGCATTAGTGCCTCTCCTCGCTGGCTCCTTGGCTTCAGCGGTTAATGCATTTGAGCACGGTGGCCAAGTGGGCATGGTCTTCGAAATGTACAGAAACTGTGGTGGATTCTTCACACTTTTGGAAGAGACGATTAGGGAGACGCTTGAAGAGAAAGACAGTGAGAAAAGAGAAAACGGTGAGGTATTTGAAATGAAGGTGGCAATCAAGTTGGGAAGAAGCGTTTCGGAGTTGAGACGCCTTGCCTCAAAATCTGCTTCCTGTGGCATGGAAGGTATAGCCGTAGATGAATTCGCCAGCAAGCTCTTCTAA